A genomic stretch from Canis lupus familiaris isolate Mischka breed German Shepherd chromosome 15, alternate assembly UU_Cfam_GSD_1.0, whole genome shotgun sequence includes:
- the FGB gene encoding fibrinogen beta chain translates to MVSWNFKNFKSMKNLLLLLLCVFIVKSQAHYYDDTDEEERIVSTVDARGHRPLDKKREEAPSLRPAPPPISGGGYRARPVKPVASQKKLERKAPDAGGCLHADPDLGVLCPTGCQLQDTLVKQERPIRKSIDELNNNVESVSQSSSSTFQYITLLKDMWKNRQKQIRDNENAINEYSSELEKHQLYIEETVTSNIPTNLRVLRAILENLRSKIQKLESDVSAQMEYCRTPCTVSCNIPVVSGKECEEIIRNGGETSEMYLIQPHSSITPYRVYCDMTTDSGGWTVIQNRQDGSVDFGRTWDPYKQGFGNIATSADGKKYCGLPGEYWLGNDKISQLTNMGPTELLIEMEDWKGDKVKALYGGFTMQNEANKYQLSVSKYKGTAGNALIEGASQLFGENQTMTIHNGMYFSTYDRDNDGWITTDPKKQCAREDGGGWWYNRCHAANPNGRYYWGGHYSWDMAKHGTDDGVVWMNWKGSWYSMKKMSMKIRPFFPRQ, encoded by the exons ATGGTTTCCTGgaacttcaaaaattttaaaagcatgaagAATCTATTACTGCTACTattgtgtgtttttattgttaagtCACAAGCTCACTATTATGACGATACg GATGAAGAAGAGAGAATTGTG tcCACTGTGGATGCCCGTGGTCATCGGCCCCTTGacaagaagagggaagaggctCCCAGCCTGAGACCTGCTCCCCCTCCCATCAGTGGAGGTGGCTATCGAGCTCGTCCAGTCAAACCAGTAGCCAGccaaaagaaattagaaagaaaagcCCCTGATGCTGGGGGCTGTCTTCATGCTGACCCAGATCTG GGAGTGTTGTGTCCTACAGGATGTCAGTTGCAAGATACTTTGGTAAAACAGGAAAGGCCAATCAGAAAAAGTATAGatgaattaaataataatgtgGAGTCTGTGTCCCAGTCCTCTTCTAGCACCTTTCAGTATATAACTCTGCTAAAAGACATGTGGAAAAACAGGCAGAAGCAAATAAGAG ataatgAAAATGCAATAAATGAGTATTCCTCAGAGCTGGAAAAGCACCAATTATATATAGAGGAGACTGTGACCAGCAATATTCCAACTAACCTTCGTGTGCTCCGGGCAATCCTGGAAAACTTgagaagcaaaatacaaaaattagaaTCTGATGTCTCAGCTCAGATGGAATACTGCCGCACTCCATGCACAGTCAGTTGCAATATTCCTGTGGTGTCTGGCAAAG AATGTGAGGAAATTATCAGAAATGGAGGTGAAACATCTGAAATGTATCTCATTCAGCCTCACAGTTCTATCACACCATACAGAGTATACTGTGATATGACCACAGACAGTGGAG GATGGACAGTGATTCAGAACCGTCAAGATGGTAGCGTTGACTTTGGCAGGACGTGGGATCCATATAAACAAGGATTTGGAAATATTGCAACCAGTGCCGATGGGAAAAAATACTGTGGTCTACCAG GTGAATATTGGCTTGGGAATGATAAAATTAGCCAGCTTACCAACATGGGACCCACGGAACTTCTGATTGAAATGGAGGACTGGAAAGGCGACAAGGTGAAGGCCCTCTATGGAGGATTCACTATGCAGAATGAGGCCAACAAATACCAACTCTCAGTGAGCAAATATAAGGGAACAGCTGGCAATGCCCTCATAGAAGGAGCTTCTCAACTGTTTGGAGAGAACCAAACCATGACCATCCACAACGGCATGTATTTCAGCACGTACGACAGAGACAATGATGGCTG GATAACTACAGATCCCAAAAAACAGTGTGCTAGAGAAGATGGTGGTGGATGGTGGTATAATAGATGTCATGCAGCCAATCCAAATGGCAGATACTACTGGGGTGGACATTACAGCTGGGACATGGCAAAACATGGCACAGATGATGGAGTGGTATGGATGAACTGGAAGGGGTCCTGGTATTCAATGAAGAAGATGTCTATGAAGATCAGACCCTTCTTCCCACGGCAATAA
- the LOC119877046 gene encoding fibrinogen alpha chain-like yields the protein MDGSLNFNRTWQDYKRGFGSLDDKGEGEFWLGNEHLHLLTLRASVLRVELEDWAGNQAYAEYHLRVGSEAEGYALQVSSYEGTAGDALVEGSAEEGTEYTSHAGMQFSTYDRDADQWEENCAEVYGGGWWYNSCQAANLNGIYYPGGSYDPRNNSPYEIENGVVWVPFRGADYSLRAVRMKIRPLETR from the coding sequence ATGGATGGATCACTGAATTTTAACCGGACCTGGCAAGACTACAAGAGAGGTTTCGGCAGCCTGGATGACAAGGGGGAAGGCGAGTTCTGGCTAGGCAATGAACACCTCCACTTACTAACCCTGAGGGCCTCTGTCCTTCGGGTTGAATTAGAGGACTGGGCTGGGAACCAGGCTTATGCGGAATATCACCTGAGGGTAGGCTCTGAGGCAGAGGGCTATGCCCTGCAGGTCTCCTCCTACGAGGGCACAGCAGGGGATGCTCTGGTGGAGGGTTCTgcagaggaaggaacagagtATACCTCTCACGCGGGCATGCAGTTCAGCACTTACGACAGGGATGCAGACCAGTGGGAAGAGAACTGTGCAGAAGTCTACGGAGGAGGCTGGTGGTACAACAGCTGCCAAGCGGCCAATCTCAATGGCATCTACTACCCTGGGGGCTCCTATGATCCAAGGAACAACAGTCCTTATGAGATTGAAAATGGAGTGGTCTGGGTCCCCTTCAGAGGTGCAGATTATTCCCTCAGGGCTGTTCGCATGAAAATCAGGCCCCTGGAGACCAGGTAG
- the FGA gene encoding fibrinogen alpha chain isoform X2, producing the protein MFSAKILCLVLSVVGTVWTTNSKEGEFIAEGGGVRGPRIVERQQSACKETDWPFCSDEDWNYKCPSGCRMKGLIDEVNQDFTNRINKLKNSLFDYQKNNKDSSSLTTNIMELVRGDFATANNNDNTYSQVSEDLRSKIEILRRKVLEQVQHIHLLQKNVRDQLVDMKRLEVDIDIKIRSCQGSCSRALERRTDLKYYEDQQKQLEQVIAKDLLPPKDRQYLPLLKTSPAPNMLPGDYKSQLQEAPLEWKALMEMKQMKMTLERLDRDGNARGDTPSHGTGSVPESPRNPGSSTPGSAGTWNPGSTGPGSAGPWSSGSTRPGSTGPGSAGTWSTRPGSTGPGSAGTWSSGSTGPGSTGPGSTGTWSSGSTGPGSTGPGSTGTWSSGSTGPGNTGLGSTGTWSSGSTGPGNTGPGSTGTWSSGSSDSESFRPGSVGHGNTRPTNPEWGTFEEVSGSVTPGLKNEFHTGKLVTSKGEKELLIGNEKVTSGSTTTTRHACSKTVTKTVIGPDGRKEVTKEVVNSEDGSDCGDLSHTFAGSLDDLHARHPDLERFFGTSIVKTPPGILLPSRKEFEHKTHIMGSDSDIFTNIGTPEFPSSGKTSSHSKQFVTSSTTYNRGDSAFESKSYKGAGEAGTEAEREIFRGEYSIKRGHAKARPARGIRTSPLGKPSLTP; encoded by the exons ACCACAAATTCCAAAGAAGGTGAATTTATAGCCGAAGGAGGAGGTGTACGTGGCCCAAGAATTGTGGAAAGACAGCAATCTGCCTGCAAGGAGACAGACTGGCCCTTCTGTTCCGATGAAGACTGG aACTACAAATGCCCTTCTGGCTGCAGGATGAAAGGGTTAATCGATGAAGTCAATCAAGATTTTACAAACAGAATAAATAAGCTCAAAAACTCACTCTTTGACTATCAGAAGAACAATAAGGACTCTAGTTCATTGACAACGAATATAATGGAACTTGTGAGAGGGGATTTTGCCACTGCCAACA ataatgaTAATACATATAGCCAAGTGTCAGAAGATCTGAGAAGCAAAATTGAGATCCTGAGGCGCAAAGTCCTAGAACAAGTACAACACATCCACCTTCTACAGAAAAATGTCAGGGATCAGCTGGTAGATATGAAACGACTAGAG GTGGACATTGATATTAAGATCCGATCTTGCCAAGGGTCATGCAGTAGGGCTTTAGAGCGTAGGACAGATCTAAAGTACTATGAAGATCAACAGAAGCAACTTGAACAAGTCATTGCCAAAGACTTACTTCCACCTAAAGACAGGCAATACTTACCACTGCTAAAAACGAGCCCAGCTCCAAATATGCTTCCTGGGGACTACAAGAGCCAGCTTCAGGAGGCCCCTCTGGAGTGGAAGGCACTCATGGAAATGAAGCAGATGAAAATGACTCTAGAGAGGCTTGATAGAGATGGGAATGCCCGAGGAGACACTCCATCTCATGGAACAGGATCAGTGCCTGAAAGCCCCAGGAACCCTGGGAGCTCCACCCCTGGAAGTGCTGGCACTTGGAACCCTGGCAGCACTGGACCTGGCAGTGCTGGTCCTTGGAGCTCTGGGAGCACCAGGCCTGGCAGCACTGGGCCTGGTAGTGCTGGTACTTGGAGCACCAGGCCTGGCAGCACTGGGCCTGGCAGTGCTGGTACTTGGAGCTCCGGGAGCACCGGGCCTGGCAGCACTGGACCAGGCAGTACCGGTACTTGGAGCTCTGGGAGCACCGGGCCTGGCAGCACTGGACCAGGCAGTACCGGTACTTGGAGCTCCGGGAGCACCGGGCCTGGCAACACTGGACTGGGCAGTACTGGCACTTGGAGCTCCGGGAGCACCGGGCCTGGCAACACTGGACCGGGCAGTACTGGCACTTGGAGCTCTGGAAGTTCTGACTCCGAAAGCTTTAGGCCAGGTAGCGTAGGGCATGGGAACACCAGGCCTACCAACCCAGAGTGGGGGACATTTGAAGAGGTGTCAGGAAGTGTGACTCCAGGGTTAAAGAATGAGTTCCACACAGGTAAACTGGTCACTTctaaaggagagaaagagcttctTATTGGTAATGAGAAGGTCACCTCTGGTAGCACAACCACCACTCGTCACGCATGCTCTAAAACTGTTACTAAGACCGTTATAGGTCCAGATGGTCGCAAAGAAGTGACAAAAGAAGTGGTAAACTCCGAAGATGGTTCTGATTGTGGTGACTTATCCCATACTTTTGCTGGCAGCCTAGATGATCTCCATGCTAGGCACCCTGATCTAGAGCGTTTCTTTGGCACCTCAATTGTCAAAACACCTCCAGGTATACTTTTACCCTCGCGTAAAGAGTTTGAACATAAGACCCACATTATGGGCTCAGATTCTGACATATTCACAaacatagggacacctgagttCCCTTCCAGTGGTAAAACTTCAAGTCACAGCAAACAATTTGTGACCAGTAGTACGACTTACAACAGAGGAGACTCCGCATTTGAAAGCAAGAGCTATAAAGGGGCAGGTGAGGCCGGAACGGAAGCAGAACGTGAAATCTTCAGAGGAGAATATAGCATCAAAAGAGGCCATGCTAAAGCTCGCCCTGCCAGAGGTATCCGCACTTCTCCTTtggggaagccttccctgaccccctAG